One genomic region from Leptospira tipperaryensis encodes:
- a CDS encoding TetR/AcrR family transcriptional regulator: MKLVGDTSEKIVNLARDYFQSVGFQSFSFQNIADDLGIKKSSIHYHYSSKEELGLELLEIFYKDFEEYTENLKGRPPRVRLFGLFKLYEAYTGENEKICPFGVVGSEYHVLTQPIRDKALVLHNQHRDFLIQTLNDGVKDGSFILPLHSKETADLFMSAIQGAMQIARIRKDREYFPRIIKSLKSMIQIKEHKNAGH, from the coding sequence ATGAAACTCGTCGGAGATACAAGCGAAAAGATCGTAAATCTCGCCAGGGATTACTTTCAGAGCGTTGGATTTCAGTCATTCAGCTTTCAAAACATAGCGGATGATTTGGGGATTAAGAAGTCCAGTATTCATTATCACTATTCTTCGAAAGAAGAATTGGGTTTGGAACTTCTGGAAATCTTTTACAAGGATTTTGAAGAATATACGGAAAATCTAAAAGGAAGACCTCCGAGAGTTCGTTTATTTGGACTGTTTAAACTCTACGAGGCTTATACAGGGGAAAATGAAAAGATCTGTCCTTTCGGCGTTGTTGGTAGCGAATATCACGTTCTCACACAACCGATCAGGGACAAAGCTTTGGTCCTTCACAATCAGCATCGAGATTTTCTAATTCAAACTCTAAACGACGGTGTCAAAGACGGATCCTTTATTCTTCCGTTACATTCTAAGGAAACCGCGGACTTGTTTATGTCCGCGATTCAAGGTGCGATGCAAATCGCAAGAATTCGTAAAGATAGGGAATATTTTCCTAGGATAATCAAAAGTCTCAAATCGATGATTCAAATTAAGGAGCATAAAAATGCCGGCCACTGA
- a CDS encoding PaaI family thioesterase, which translates to MPATDTITKVNEELNRMSAKMAKEFGISLEVPPKSFKEMKGEFLEIESKRILVRFPYDARFANPIGMFQGGMLCTALDNTFGPLSYITAKRPCVTTDLSTQFFRSFAPRDEYIEIEARVVAKSPAMLTMLAEVRNPKKKLIATSTTSMLILQDSMLKRMSGKQEQEE; encoded by the coding sequence ATGCCGGCCACTGATACGATTACAAAAGTTAACGAAGAACTCAATAGAATGTCCGCAAAAATGGCAAAGGAATTCGGGATCAGCCTTGAAGTTCCGCCGAAGTCTTTTAAAGAAATGAAAGGAGAATTTTTGGAAATCGAATCGAAAAGAATTCTGGTTCGTTTCCCGTATGACGCGCGTTTTGCGAATCCGATCGGTATGTTTCAAGGCGGAATGCTCTGCACGGCTTTGGATAACACGTTCGGACCGCTTTCCTATATCACCGCAAAAAGGCCCTGTGTTACCACCGATCTTTCCACTCAATTTTTTAGATCGTTTGCACCGCGAGACGAATATATCGAAATCGAAGCCAGGGTTGTCGCTAAGTCTCCTGCGATGTTGACCATGCTTGCTGAAGTTCGCAATCCGAAAAAGAAACTCATCGCGACTTCCACTACGAGTATGTTGATTTTACAAGATTCTATGTTGAAACGAATGAGCGGAAAACAAGAGCAAGAAGAATAG
- a CDS encoding 7TM diverse intracellular signaling domain-containing protein — MFYRFTKSKIMVRIRFVLFLIILGFASPNSLYSNPQTEICEFGKIEFATDPNPNNSIPLKPKTDLPYSELKKPFLKFGFIKEAVWVRFSIKEYPRSRCFLRIPQVTLDAASVFSNSTIQISGDRFPYPERSVDDYYPVFHLEPLEDSNAENIYYLWVQTSSIINFPLLLESGVEYEKGSYYRNLSILFTLVLSLFISLLTGFVYRQTLDPIYLNIVGFLIFVSLEGWACFASGYKYLWPMFPEFQNITPPLFALLALGCSVHFMYQFLSATSLPKIFLRMLLGGSFIVLFLAIYTSFLSYRPLAVRIFAWTYIVACTLIIISTILVFASFRPARKITLCMIPIVGSVMITLLYYLDVIPYNEYAVHAYVLALPTVYVVVMISLSDREKFVRRKSLSRAYDIQQLQEKLRKPDRIADPDSKNKAPSLQFSLDHLFKVERIFKNPELTKEDLASILRITPFDLEQFIQESTQLPSFESYTNQYRVEEAKYLLKTRKDLKHLDVARRSGFISAREMEKYFKTFTGMTPSEFKLMIDPESI; from the coding sequence ATGTTCTATCGTTTCACAAAATCAAAAATCATGGTAAGGATCCGTTTCGTTCTATTCCTTATAATTTTAGGATTCGCTTCGCCTAATTCGCTTTATTCGAATCCTCAAACTGAAATCTGCGAGTTCGGAAAAATCGAATTTGCAACCGATCCAAATCCTAACAACTCGATCCCTTTGAAACCAAAGACTGATCTCCCTTATTCGGAACTCAAAAAACCGTTTTTAAAATTCGGGTTTATAAAAGAGGCAGTTTGGGTAAGATTTAGCATCAAAGAATATCCGCGATCGAGATGTTTTTTAAGAATTCCTCAAGTCACCTTAGACGCGGCGTCGGTATTCTCCAATTCCACGATTCAAATTTCAGGAGATCGATTTCCTTATCCGGAAAGATCCGTGGACGATTACTATCCCGTTTTTCACTTGGAACCTTTGGAAGATAGCAACGCGGAAAATATTTATTATCTCTGGGTCCAGACTTCTTCCATTATCAACTTTCCTTTGCTTTTAGAATCCGGAGTGGAATATGAAAAAGGAAGCTATTATAGAAATCTAAGTATTCTTTTCACGTTGGTGCTCAGTCTTTTTATCTCCTTACTCACCGGATTTGTTTATCGTCAGACCTTAGATCCGATCTATTTGAATATCGTCGGATTTTTGATTTTTGTTTCTCTCGAAGGCTGGGCCTGTTTTGCAAGCGGCTACAAATATCTCTGGCCTATGTTTCCGGAATTTCAAAATATAACACCTCCTCTTTTTGCGTTACTCGCTCTTGGGTGCTCGGTGCATTTTATGTATCAGTTTCTTTCAGCGACCTCGCTTCCAAAAATCTTCCTAAGAATGTTATTGGGAGGATCTTTTATCGTTCTATTTTTAGCGATCTATACTTCTTTTCTTTCTTATCGTCCGCTCGCGGTTCGAATCTTTGCTTGGACTTATATCGTTGCCTGCACTCTGATCATCATCTCTACTATTTTAGTATTTGCCTCGTTTCGACCGGCGAGAAAGATCACGCTCTGTATGATTCCGATTGTGGGGAGCGTAATGATTACACTTCTTTACTATTTGGACGTAATTCCTTATAACGAATACGCGGTTCACGCCTACGTTCTTGCGCTTCCAACGGTATATGTCGTTGTGATGATCAGCTTATCGGATCGTGAAAAGTTCGTTAGAAGAAAGTCCTTAAGCCGGGCTTATGACATACAACAGTTGCAGGAAAAACTAAGAAAGCCCGATCGGATCGCGGATCCCGATTCTAAAAACAAGGCCCCTTCTCTTCAATTCAGCTTGGATCATCTATTTAAAGTGGAAAGAATATTTAAGAATCCGGAACTAACAAAGGAAGACTTGGCGAGTATTTTGAGAATCACACCTTTCGATCTCGAACAATTCATTCAAGAATCCACACAACTTCCTTCTTTCGAAAGTTATACGAATCAATACCGAGTGGAAGAGGCAAAATATCTCTTAAAAACGAGAAAGGATCTAAAACACCTGGATGTAGCCAGGAGATCCGGATTTAT